CCTTTATAACCCAATTTTTTGGCCATATAAGTTGCATGGTAAGTGCGGAATCCTTCTAGCGGGTTTATTGGAAATTTTATAAGTTTCTCCGGGGCTTTTGCTGCTATTTCCTCTATGTCCATTCCGCCTGCTGAGGAAGCTATTGCAACATATGTTCTTTGAAACCTGTCAACGGTAACTCCGAAGTATAGCTCCTTTTTTATTGATAGTTTTTCTTCAATCCAGACGCTTCGAACTTTTATTCCCTTTATTTCAGAGTTTAAAAGTTTTTCAGCTTTTTCCTTTGCTTCCTGTGGGTTTTCAGCGAAAAGGATTCCTCCAGCTTTTCCTCTTCCAGCTACGAGAACTTGAGCTTTAATTACGCATGGAACGTTAAGTTTTGAGGCTATTTCTGCTGCTTGTTCGGGGCTTGTGGCGAGTTCTCCTCTTGGAACCGGGACTCCGTATTTTGAAAGTATATTTTTTGCTTCGTATTCGAAGAGTTTCATTTTATGTAGCCTCCCGTTCATCTTATTGTTTGTATTGTGATATACGATTTTGTGTCAAGTATTCCCTCTATTTCTGAGAGTTTTTGTAAAGCTTCATTCAGCTTTTCCTGCTCTATTATGAGGAGGCTGTCCATGTCGCCGGCTACTCTGAACATCCTCTGTACCGATATTTCACTCATTTTCTTATAGGCTTCTTTCCTACGTAAAGGCGAAACTTTAACAAATACGAAGGCTGGGTTTGCCGATATGCCCAGTATATTTAAGCCGTCCTCGGTTATGTCTATAAATCCCCGTCCAGTTCTGACGTAGCCTAAATCCCTAAGTTTTCTAAGGTGAACATTTAATGCTTGGCGGCTTATACCCAGTTGGCTTGCAAGTTCGCTTTGCTTAACCTTTATAGTGTAGACCGTTGCCGGTTTTCCCCTTTCAATAAGGAGCCTCAGCAAGCGGAGAGAACGTCCTGACGGTATTTCCTTAGTTTTCGGCATTTTTTCACCTCTACGCTAAATAAGTATTGGTTAAAGATTTCCTTTACAATGGTCACAATTATTTAAGTATTTTCTTTACAAATTGCTCTAAGAAAATCCTAGTATAAGCGTAACTTAGGAAGAAGCTTGATATGTAACTCAATCTTTGAAATTAAATAACCAACTTATAAGGAAGGACATAAACGTGATGGATAACATTCTGCTAGTTTGGATACCGTAATATATTTATTTTTGAAATAAAAGCATAAGTCAAGCCGAACAAAATGTGAAAACAAGGAGTGAGGCGGTGAAATGTCAGAGAGCAATGCAGTATTAGTAGGGAAAAAGCCAGTCATGAACTATGTGCTGGCTTGCATAACCCTCTTCCACGGCGGAGCAAAAGAAGTTATGGTAAAGGCAAGAGGAAGGGCAATCAGCCGCGCTGTTGACGTAGTTGAGGTTGTTCGACGCCGGTTCCTACCAGACGTTAAAATCAAAAGCGTAGGCATCGGCACCGAGCAAATACCACCTGCAGAAGAGGGTGGCACGCCCACAAACGTCAGCACCATTGAAATAACTCTTGAGCGCTGAGTTTACAGCGACAACAGCAGCCATAAAGGCGAAGTATAATGCTCCGCCGCCCCTCCTTTCTTTCAACTACGGAGGGCCAAAAGACAAGTGAAAACACCACTTTGCAACTTTTGCCTAAGAAGCGGGATACTGTGTCCAAAGTGTCAAGCTAAGTTAAATTCTGGAGAAATAACTAGAACAGACTTGAAAATAGCTCAAATTCTTCTTTCATTGGAGGAAAGATTTCCTTCATTGCAGAATGTTTATTTTCATAAGGCTGTAGAAGCCGACGGTATTCTTGCAGTGATAGTTGGGCAGGGCGACGTTCCCAAACTTTTAAGTTACGGAGGGAAAATAATCAAGGAGTTGAGTCAGAAAACAGGGAAGGCTATACGGGTTTTAGAGTATGGTGTAAGCGATAGAAAATTTCTTGAAGACTTGTTTGCGCCATATACTATCTTGACGATAAACACTATATGGCTTCCAGACGGAACAACTGAAACCCGTGTAATTTTGAAAAAGCGTGGGAGGAGGCCTCCGAGGCTTAATGTTGAGGCCTTAAAGAAAATAGCCAAAAAACTTAAGGGAATCACTCTCCGCATAGAATTTTCAGACTAAATTCTCTGGAGAAATTCGAGATGAAACTTGATGAACTTGGAAGTTGGAGGAGAACACACTTCACATCTGAAATTAAACCGGAACTTGACGGTTCCGCAGTTACCGTTTTCGGATGGGTAAAGGAGATACGTGATTTAGGCGGAATAAAATTCGTAATACTTCAGGATAGAGAAGGAACTGTGCAAATAACTGTTCCCAAAAAGAAGGTTTCTGAGGGAGTCTTAGAAAAAATAGATATGCTTCAGACTCAGTACGCTATAGGCGTTAGGGGAATCGTAAAGAAAACGGAAATTACTCCTCGGAAAGTGGAGATAATCCCTGAAGAAATTAAAATTTTGGGATTAGCTAAGCATCCTCTGCCTTTGGATGTTACTGGGAAAACTCCGGCTGAGCTGGATGTTAGACTTAACGCCCGAGTTCTCGACTTATGCAAGGAAGAAAATAGGGCGATATTCAAAATAACCCATGAAACTCTAACTGCTGTTCGAGATTTTCTTTCCAATAAGGGATTCATTGAAGTAAGCACGCCTAGGATAATTGCTTCTGCAACTGAAGGAGGGGCGGCCCTTTTTCCAGTTGAATATTTTGAAAAGCAAGCTTTTTTGGCGCAGAGCCCTCAACTTTACAAGGAACAGCTTACAATATGCTTCGAAAGAGTATTTGAAATAGGCCACTTCTTCAGAGCTGAAGAATCCCATACACGTAGGCATCTCAGCGAATTCATCTCGATAGATATTGAAATGGCGTTTGCAACAGCCGAAGATGTCATGCAAGTTCTAGAACAGCTCATACATCATGTCTGCAAAACCATAAAGGAAAAATGCCGAAAAGAACTTGAAACCCTAAACTACAATTTTGAAGTGCCGCAACTTCCATTCAAACGTTTCACATATGACGAAATCCTCGAAGAGCTCAAAGAACTGGGATTTAAAATTCCATGGGGAGAAGACATACCCACACCCGCATTTAGGAAATTGGGCAAACTCCACCCCTACTTCTACTTCATAACAGACTGGCCCTCAGAATCAAAACCCTTCTACATACAACCAAGAAAGGATAACCCTAAAATTTCAGAAGCCTTCGACCTAATGTGGACATGGATAGAACTCGCCTCAGGCGGAACAAGAGTTCACTCAAAAGAACTACTAATCAAACGATTGAGGGAGCAAGGCTTAAACCCAGAATCATTCAAGTATCACCTCAAAACTTTCGATTATGGAATGCCTCCGCATGCAGGCTGGGCAGTAGGCTTCGAAAGACTTGTCATGATGCTGACGGGAAAGCAGAATATCCGCGAAGTCGTACTGTTTCCAAGGGACAGATTTAGGCTTATTCCATGATTGATGTAAGTGAAACATCTAAAATCCTGCTTTAATGATATTACGAGGTTTCATTAATTCTCTCAAGAAAACTGTTGCATAGGAACCTCTTTGCAGAGTAAATGAGCATTTAAACATTTTTTTCAAGGGATTATTTGGATCTTTACAAGGCTTTTCATATGAGAAATCGATGAGAGGCGTCAGAGCTGCTCTTAACTCTCCTTTTGCGCTTGCTTCCCTCATGTTTTTTACATTAAAGTCTTCTGGTTTAACGTCTTCTTCCCTTAATATTTCTTCTTCAATTTCCCCTTGAACTCCGCTTGACGTTGGCTGTTTGTATCCAACAAGTGGAACTGCAATACGCATTTTTCCTTCCTTTACTGCCTTCTGCATCTCTTCTAGATTTTGGCTTTCAACCTTTTTGGCGTATTGTGTTGGAAGACCTTTTTGATCCACGTAAACCACGTAGTCACCTATTTGCGGTTCGTTGAACGGAATTTCTCTTCTTATTCTTTCGCTGAGAAATCTGTTGAATAAGTAGGATTGATAAGCTTGTGTGAACATTCTGCGTAGCTGAAGCGGAAGTTTTCTGAACGCACCAACGTAATCGTTTGAATTCTTAACAAGGTGTTTCAGCATTAAAATTTCATATTTCAAATGGCGGGGAAAGTTTCGCAGTGCCCATTCAAAATCATGGGTTTCCATCAATCTTTTTCGAGTTTCCCTTGCTTTTTCATGTTCTAAATCGTAATTTTTAGCCAAGTAAATCATTGCAGCTTTTTCGAAGTTTCCCTTTACAATTTCTCTCCCGACGAGATGGGTTATCGGCCTAATTGTTCCGAAGCGTTGGTGACCGTAAAAGTTTGGTATTCCACCGAAGGCTTCAAGCTCTGCTAGTGTTTTTTCTATTCTCTTTTGTGTTTCAGTTATTGTATGGCTTATATCCCGTATAGTTATTGCGAACTTGTTGCCGTAAAGGTGAAAAGCGGAAATTTTAAGGTTTGAGAAGCGTAAGGGCGCTAAAATGACGTTTTCAATCTTCACTTTCGCTATTTCTTCTGGAATTGCCCCTTTAATGCTTATGTGTTGCGCTGTAACTGCCTTTGCATCTTTAATTCCAGCAATATGCACGTTTTTGTATGGTAAACCGAGCTTTCGAGCTATTTCCCTTATAACAAGCAAATTATCCCAATTTCGTTTAACAAGCAGGCAAATTAGGTATTTTCCTTCTCCAACAAGAAGTGGAATGTTTTCGGGGTGAACGCTGGCCTTTGAACCGTCTATTAAAATTTCTTCTACTGTAAAGTCTTCGACAAACTGTCTTATTTTCCCTCCTATTCCAAGAGTTTTTGTAGCATAAACTTCCATTCCTAATTCTTTTTCTAGTTTCGGAACTTTCAAGCTGTTTCCTCATCCCTAGAGAAGTGGAAGTTTTCCAGTGATTTTGTCTATTTGGTCTGTAGGTGCAGGGCCTATGCCCAGGCAAGTGACTGTTCCAGGTGGAAGTTCGGTTAGTCCTCTGTCGCAGATTAGGGCTGTTGAAAGCCCTAGCTCCTTAGCCTCAACTTCAAGTTTTCTCAGTTCCTCTTCACCTTTAACTTTTACAACGATTTTGCATTGGCCTTCCTTCATCCATTCCTTCCACCATTCTGGATGAGTTTTTCGAGTTTGTTCAGCCGCTGAAACTGCTGCGTGCCCAACTTGTGCTGCAAGCTTGCCTTTGCTCATCTTTATGTCTGTTCGTACGGCTATAACTTGCTTATATTTGAATTCTGACAAATTTCTGTTTCACCTTCCAGTTAGCGCCGACCAAACTAAATATAGGAGGGGAATAAAGCCTTTAGGATTAGACGCCGCCTTTAAGAGGGTTCTACCTTGAAAGTCTAGGTCTCCCACTTTTTCCAGTATTTGGTTTAAACCAATTTTTATGCAAAGTTTAAAGAGCTTATCAATTTGCCTGTCTGAAAGCCTGTTAAGCATCTTTCTTACCCTTAGCATTGCCTTTAAGTCGAAGCCTATCTCCTTTTTCCAAGCCTTTTCATATTCTTCAAGTGTTTTTTCTGAAAAGTCGTTTAGTTTATAAGCCTTTAAGGCTGTTTTTGCAGCCAACTTGGCGCACATCATTCCGGTTATTACTCCTCCGCCAGTTGTGGGCTTTACCTGTGAAGCAGCGTCACCTACCACGAGTAAACCGTTGCTAAAAGTTTTGGTTATGGGGCCGCCTAGAGGAATTGGGTGAAATTTTAGACTTAAAATTTGACTTTTACGAAGCTTCTTTGAAGCAATGGGGTGTTTATGAATAAAGTTGAACAGAGCTTTTTTCGGGTTTCCGTGCTTTACTGCTAATCCAACCTTTGCTGTTCCATCTTTTCTCGGAATTATCCATGCAAAGAGGCCTTCCGCAAACTTTTTCCCAAAATAAACCTCGACTATGTCGTCTTCAACATCTTTTATTTTATCAACTTCAGCTTGTCCTCCATAAACGAAGTTTTCCGGATTTGGATGGGGAAATTTTATTCTTTTGAGAAGTGTAGCTGGACATCCTTCAGCGTCAATGACAAGTTTTGAATAAAATTTTTCATCTAGCTTTTTACTCAAGTTTCGGGCAACTAACCCGTTTATTTTCCCATTTCCAACTAATATTTCCTTAACCCTAAATTTTAAGCGGAACTCTACACCTAGTTTTTCTGCTTCTTCAGCTATTGCCTGGTCAAACAGTTCTCGATTAACCACTAACGTTATGGGTGTTTTCCGCTCAATTCTGAAGTTTAATCCTCTGGGAGAATAGAGTTTTGCCCCTCTAATCTTGTTTTCAATGATTTTCGCTGGAAGCCTAACGCCGAGTCTCTTTAGAGTTTTAATGTTTAGATGGCCTGCGCAGTGGGAAGGCCTACCAATGCAGCTGTGTTCCTCAAAAACAACTGTTTTTGCTGCCAATCCAAGCTTTGCAAGATTCAACGCTGTAAATGCGCCTATTGGTCCAGCGCCAATAACTGTGATTGCTGTTTCCCTTTGCACCCTAACCACTTTACTAGCCATATTAAGAGGAATAAGCAACCTTTATAAGTTAGCAGCAGAACGTAAGGTAGCCTCCTTTTAAGTAGGTCAATTTAACCAAAGAGGTGAATCTTAATGAAATCAAGAAAATATAATAGTGCTTTAATCGCTTTTTACGAGCAACAGCCACGTTGGATTATGCGGTAGGGGCAGCTTTCATAGCATGCGTTCCTTTTTAAGTTTTGTTTCGACATCTTTCAAGCCAAGTTTCCGCAAAGTTTCCGGCTTTGGAACTCCGTTTTCGTTCCAACCGACCATTTTATAGTATTCAAGTCTGTCTTCTTCGAAGCGTTTTCTGTTTAGGGTTTTTCCTTTGTAGGGGCCTGTGGGTAACGGCTCCCAGAATCTTGGCGGGTTGTCATCGTCCTTTCTAGGTTGCCATTTAATGTCTGGACCTCCTAGAAGGAGCATTGCCCTTTGTAAATGCAGTATTCTTAAGGCTTTTTCTTCGTACCACACCTTTTCTGTAAGTTTCCATCCGGTTACTGCTTCGTAAAAGTTGAATATTTCTGCGGTTTCAAGTTTAAATGTGTTAAAGAAACAGTAGACCGCTGAGTCGTGCATTATTGACAGTAATTCGCTGTTTCCGTGGTTTAATGGGAGAAAAGCAACTGAAGTGTGGTCTCCTGCTTGAACTGAGCATGCGTAGGAAATGTTTGCTACGTAATCTTTTCCGCTTCTAACTCCATGTGCACCTATTGCTACTCCTTTCTCGTGAACAGCATACTTAAGCAAGTTAACGTTTTTCACTTTTCCAAGCTTTAGGGCAGCCCGGTAAACTCCTTCCGCTAAAATGTCGCCTATTCCCTTCCTAAACGCTATTTTTTCAGCCAAGGCAGCGAAAGCTTCAGCGTTTCCCCATTCAAGCTTGATTCCATCTAAATCTTCCTTGGTTATTATTCCTTTTTCATAGAGTTCCGCTGTAAATCCAAGCACTGCTCCACCTTGAATCCCGCACAGTCCAAGCTCGTTAATTAAGTATGATAAGTAAATGTTCTTTTCCGGAGTGAAAATTCCCAAGTTTGTTCCTAAGTAAGCTTCTAGTTCATAGTCTGGATTGTCGCATATTGCACCTTTGAACTTTCCAGTTTTTATGACTGCAAGTTTTAGGCATGTAACTGGACAGTTAAAGTCTCCCCAGTACTTTTTAATCCAGTACTTGTCGAACTCTTCTCCCTTGAAGCTTTCTTTATCATGCCACTCTTCCTGCCAGTTTCGAACTGGCTCAGAACTTGTTTCGGCTCCTACCGAATAGCCTGATGAACCAGTTCCCCAACGTCTAAATTTTTCCATTCCAAAGTTCTTCTTTGAAAACTCCTTGGCGAGCTGTAGCATTTTCCCTTTATCATAAACTTCTGGTAGTGGCCCAAACCCCTTTACAACTATCGCCTTCAGGTTTTTGGCTCCCATTACTCCACCGTAGCCGCCGTAGCCCGCTCCATGCGTATATTTCGAAATGACGGCTGCAACTCTGGTTTTGTTTTCTCCGGCAGGCCCAATGTAGAGAATTGAGGGTTCCTTTACTTCTCCGTAGTTCGGCCTAGAAGCCTTAATTTCTTCAACTGACTTTTTAACCAGAAACCGTATGGTTTCTCTTGCCTTTTTACCCCAAATTGGCGAGGCGTCCTTAATTTCAATTTGGCTGTCGCATATGAAGAGATAACATGGTTTTTCAGCTTTTCCAGTTATTATTACGCCGTCATAGCCAGCACATTTTAGGTCTACTCCGAATTCACCTGCAACTGTTGAGCCTATAACCCCGTTGCTTTGAGGAGACTTTCCGGAAACGCAAACCTTTGTTCCCGGGAAATATCCTGTTAACGGGCCTGTAAGCACGAGTAAAATGTTTTCAGGTCCAAGCGGGTCTACTGCTTCCCATTTACTGCCAAGTCTATCCCAAAGAATTTTCGTGGCTAAGCCTCTTCCACCAATGTAATTCTTTAAAATTTCATCTGGAAACTTTACTTCTTTAATGTCTTCATCTGAAAGGTTTACTTCTAGAAATTTTCCGGCGTAGCCTCTCATCCTACAAAACCTCCTTTGCTGTTTCCTTTCCGAAAAGCTGTTCAGCCACTTCCCGCGTAATCTCTTCCGGCGTTTTCGCCAAAGCTCGATAAGAAACATCCTTTTCTCTAGAAACCAAAGTTAGGGCGTTCCATCCTCCCTCTCGGCATGCTTCGACGCATTTGGGCTGTCCGTTACATAAGTCGCAGATAACCACGTAGTTTCCACTCGGATGTAAATGCGGAACCCTTCCCGGACAAGCTTCTATGCAGACGCCGCAGGCAGTACACTTTGAAACTTCAACTTTTACTGCTCCAGTTTTCTCATCTACAGATAAAGCCCCCGCTGGACACGCCTCAACACACGGGTAGTCTTCGCATTGAAAACACAAATGCGGAACTTCAATCCCCGGAACAAACATGAAAACCCTTACCCTCGAACCCTCAGGCCAAATCCTACCTTCATGAAAAAGCGAACAAGCAATTTCACATCTACGACAACCACTACAAAGTTCATAGTTCCGCTTAATCCACAGCATATTTCAATTCATCCCTACATCACGAAGATAAAATTTAAGAACTACTCAATAGGCTGGACACCTATAAGAGTTTTGAGCACACCAAAGGTTCCGAAAAATTAAAAGATTACAAGTCCAATTTTGCAGTATTAGGCGTTAACGCCGCGGTAGCTCAGACTGGGAGAGCACCCGGCTGAAGACCGGGTTGTCGCCGGTTCAAGTCCGGCCCGCGGCACCACACATTT
The sequence above is drawn from the Candidatus Bathyarchaeota archaeon genome and encodes:
- a CDS encoding 4Fe-4S dicluster domain-containing protein, which gives rise to MLWIKRNYELCSGCRRCEIACSLFHEGRIWPEGSRVRVFMFVPGIEVPHLCFQCEDYPCVEACPAGALSVDEKTGAVKVEVSKCTACGVCIEACPGRVPHLHPSGNYVVICDLCNGQPKCVEACREGGWNALTLVSREKDVSYRALAKTPEEITREVAEQLFGKETAKEVL
- the aspS gene encoding aspartate--tRNA(Asn) ligase codes for the protein MKLDELGSWRRTHFTSEIKPELDGSAVTVFGWVKEIRDLGGIKFVILQDREGTVQITVPKKKVSEGVLEKIDMLQTQYAIGVRGIVKKTEITPRKVEIIPEEIKILGLAKHPLPLDVTGKTPAELDVRLNARVLDLCKEENRAIFKITHETLTAVRDFLSNKGFIEVSTPRIIASATEGGAALFPVEYFEKQAFLAQSPQLYKEQLTICFERVFEIGHFFRAEESHTRRHLSEFISIDIEMAFATAEDVMQVLEQLIHHVCKTIKEKCRKELETLNYNFEVPQLPFKRFTYDEILEELKELGFKIPWGEDIPTPAFRKLGKLHPYFYFITDWPSESKPFYIQPRKDNPKISEAFDLMWTWIELASGGTRVHSKELLIKRLREQGLNPESFKYHLKTFDYGMPPHAGWAVGFERLVMMLTGKQNIREVVLFPRDRFRLIP
- the albA gene encoding DNA-binding protein Alba, which gives rise to MSESNAVLVGKKPVMNYVLACITLFHGGAKEVMVKARGRAISRAVDVVEVVRRRFLPDVKIKSVGIGTEQIPPAEEGGTPTNVSTIEITLER
- a CDS encoding aldehyde ferredoxin oxidoreductase is translated as MRGYAGKFLEVNLSDEDIKEVKFPDEILKNYIGGRGLATKILWDRLGSKWEAVDPLGPENILLVLTGPLTGYFPGTKVCVSGKSPQSNGVIGSTVAGEFGVDLKCAGYDGVIITGKAEKPCYLFICDSQIEIKDASPIWGKKARETIRFLVKKSVEEIKASRPNYGEVKEPSILYIGPAGENKTRVAAVISKYTHGAGYGGYGGVMGAKNLKAIVVKGFGPLPEVYDKGKMLQLAKEFSKKNFGMEKFRRWGTGSSGYSVGAETSSEPVRNWQEEWHDKESFKGEEFDKYWIKKYWGDFNCPVTCLKLAVIKTGKFKGAICDNPDYELEAYLGTNLGIFTPEKNIYLSYLINELGLCGIQGGAVLGFTAELYEKGIITKEDLDGIKLEWGNAEAFAALAEKIAFRKGIGDILAEGVYRAALKLGKVKNVNLLKYAVHEKGVAIGAHGVRSGKDYVANISYACSVQAGDHTSVAFLPLNHGNSELLSIMHDSAVYCFFNTFKLETAEIFNFYEAVTGWKLTEKVWYEEKALRILHLQRAMLLLGGPDIKWQPRKDDDNPPRFWEPLPTGPYKGKTLNRKRFEEDRLEYYKMVGWNENGVPKPETLRKLGLKDVETKLKKERML
- the truD gene encoding tRNA pseudouridine(13) synthase TruD, coding for MKVPKLEKELGMEVYATKTLGIGGKIRQFVEDFTVEEILIDGSKASVHPENIPLLVGEGKYLICLLVKRNWDNLLVIREIARKLGLPYKNVHIAGIKDAKAVTAQHISIKGAIPEEIAKVKIENVILAPLRFSNLKISAFHLYGNKFAITIRDISHTITETQKRIEKTLAELEAFGGIPNFYGHQRFGTIRPITHLVGREIVKGNFEKAAMIYLAKNYDLEHEKARETRKRLMETHDFEWALRNFPRHLKYEILMLKHLVKNSNDYVGAFRKLPLQLRRMFTQAYQSYLFNRFLSERIRREIPFNEPQIGDYVVYVDQKGLPTQYAKKVESQNLEEMQKAVKEGKMRIAVPLVGYKQPTSSGVQGEIEEEILREEDVKPEDFNVKNMREASAKGELRAALTPLIDFSYEKPCKDPNNPLKKMFKCSFTLQRGSYATVFLRELMKPRNIIKAGF
- a CDS encoding Lrp/AsnC family transcriptional regulator, encoding MPKTKEIPSGRSLRLLRLLIERGKPATVYTIKVKQSELASQLGISRQALNVHLRKLRDLGYVRTGRGFIDITEDGLNILGISANPAFVFVKVSPLRRKEAYKKMSEISVQRMFRVAGDMDSLLIIEQEKLNEALQKLSEIEGILDTKSYITIQTIR
- a CDS encoding NAD(P)/FAD-dependent oxidoreductase, with the translated sequence MASKVVRVQRETAITVIGAGPIGAFTALNLAKLGLAAKTVVFEEHSCIGRPSHCAGHLNIKTLKRLGVRLPAKIIENKIRGAKLYSPRGLNFRIERKTPITLVVNRELFDQAIAEEAEKLGVEFRLKFRVKEILVGNGKINGLVARNLSKKLDEKFYSKLVIDAEGCPATLLKRIKFPHPNPENFVYGGQAEVDKIKDVEDDIVEVYFGKKFAEGLFAWIIPRKDGTAKVGLAVKHGNPKKALFNFIHKHPIASKKLRKSQILSLKFHPIPLGGPITKTFSNGLLVVGDAASQVKPTTGGGVITGMMCAKLAAKTALKAYKLNDFSEKTLEEYEKAWKKEIGFDLKAMLRVRKMLNRLSDRQIDKLFKLCIKIGLNQILEKVGDLDFQGRTLLKAASNPKGFIPLLYLVWSALTGR
- a CDS encoding peptidyl-tRNA hydrolase gives rise to the protein MSKGKLAAQVGHAAVSAAEQTRKTHPEWWKEWMKEGQCKIVVKVKGEEELRKLEVEAKELGLSTALICDRGLTELPPGTVTCLGIGPAPTDQIDKITGKLPLL